In Sporosarcina psychrophila, a genomic segment contains:
- the parE gene encoding DNA topoisomerase IV subunit B, whose product MTKNVDNYTYDDDSIQILEGLDAVRKRPGMYIGSTDSRGLHHLVYEIVDNAVDEALAGFGNEVDVTLHKDGSVSVRDYGRGMPTGIHQSGKPTTEVILTVLHAGGKFGQGGYKTSGGLHGVGASVVNALSEKLEVTIFRDGKKFCQRFEKGGKPATTLEQIGTTREKGTLIHFKPDATIFSTLKYHYETISERLRESAFLLKGLKIELKEEGTDKHEIFQYETGIEAFISYLNEEKDVLHEVAYLEGESEGIEVEFAFQFSDGYSETILSFVNNVRTKDGGTHETGAKTGMTRVFNEYARKAGLLKEKDKNLEGADIREGIAAIVSVRIPEEILQFEGQTKGKLGTSEARGVTDSIVSQKLLYFLEENADLSASLVRKAIRAHQAREAARKAREDARSGKKRKRSDTLLSGKLTPAQSRNAAKNELYLVEGDSAGGSAKQGRDRVFQAILPLRGKVLNTEKAKLEDIMKNEEINMIIHAIGGGVGSDFQVADIAYDKVIIMTDADTDGAHIQVLLLTFFYRYMKPLIEAGKVYIALPPLYKVFKGTGKSEKFAYAWTEGTELNKAIEKVGKGYMLQRYKGLGEMNADQLWETTMDPETRTLIRVTIEDSATVERRVTTLMGDKVEPRRRWIEENVDFGTQEEHNILDNEFLHVEGDFE is encoded by the coding sequence TTGACGAAAAACGTAGATAATTATACGTATGATGATGATTCGATACAAATACTTGAAGGCCTCGATGCAGTACGAAAAAGACCAGGTATGTACATTGGGTCAACTGATTCCCGTGGACTTCACCACCTTGTCTATGAGATTGTAGATAATGCGGTAGATGAGGCGCTAGCGGGATTTGGTAATGAGGTAGACGTTACACTTCATAAAGACGGAAGCGTCAGTGTGCGGGACTACGGGCGGGGGATGCCAACAGGAATTCACCAGTCGGGTAAACCAACGACAGAGGTAATCCTGACCGTTCTCCACGCAGGCGGCAAGTTCGGACAAGGCGGATACAAAACAAGCGGTGGACTTCATGGCGTTGGCGCATCTGTCGTAAACGCATTGTCAGAAAAACTCGAAGTCACGATTTTTCGTGACGGCAAAAAGTTCTGTCAACGCTTCGAAAAAGGTGGTAAGCCAGCCACTACACTTGAACAAATTGGAACAACACGTGAAAAAGGGACGCTCATTCATTTCAAACCGGATGCGACGATCTTCTCTACGTTAAAATATCATTATGAAACGATTAGTGAACGCTTACGGGAGTCTGCATTCCTGTTAAAAGGCTTGAAAATCGAGCTAAAAGAAGAAGGAACGGACAAGCATGAAATCTTTCAATACGAAACTGGCATTGAAGCTTTCATCTCTTATCTGAATGAAGAGAAGGACGTTTTGCATGAGGTAGCTTACTTGGAAGGCGAATCAGAAGGCATAGAGGTCGAATTTGCGTTCCAATTTAGTGATGGTTACTCAGAAACGATTTTATCATTTGTGAATAACGTTCGAACAAAAGACGGTGGAACACATGAAACCGGTGCCAAAACCGGTATGACACGTGTATTTAATGAATATGCAAGAAAAGCGGGTTTATTAAAAGAAAAAGACAAAAACCTTGAAGGTGCGGATATCCGTGAAGGTATTGCGGCAATCGTATCAGTCCGTATACCGGAAGAAATTTTGCAGTTTGAGGGACAGACGAAAGGCAAACTCGGGACAAGTGAAGCAAGAGGCGTAACCGATTCAATCGTTTCGCAAAAACTTCTGTATTTCCTTGAAGAAAATGCAGATTTAAGTGCGTCCCTCGTACGTAAAGCAATTCGGGCGCATCAAGCACGTGAGGCGGCGCGAAAAGCGCGCGAAGATGCGCGTTCAGGTAAAAAGAGAAAAAGATCAGATACACTACTATCGGGTAAATTAACACCTGCGCAATCCAGGAATGCTGCGAAAAACGAACTCTACCTGGTCGAAGGTGACTCTGCCGGCGGCTCTGCAAAACAAGGACGGGACCGTGTATTCCAGGCAATCCTTCCATTACGTGGGAAAGTACTCAATACTGAAAAAGCAAAACTCGAGGATATCATGAAAAACGAAGAAATCAATATGATTATCCATGCAATCGGGGGCGGCGTAGGATCAGACTTCCAAGTCGCAGACATCGCTTATGATAAAGTAATCATAATGACGGATGCGGATACGGACGGTGCACATATTCAAGTGCTGTTGTTGACGTTCTTCTACCGTTACATGAAGCCGCTAATTGAAGCAGGAAAAGTATATATTGCATTGCCTCCTCTTTACAAAGTTTTCAAAGGGACAGGGAAGAGCGAAAAATTTGCATATGCATGGACTGAAGGCACAGAACTTAATAAAGCGATAGAGAAAGTCGGCAAAGGATATATGCTCCAACGCTACAAAGGTCTTGGGGAAATGAATGCCGATCAGTTATGGGAAACGACTATGGATCCTGAAACACGTACATTGATCCGTGTAACGATTGAAGACAGCGCTACAGTTGAACGTCGAGTAACGACACTAATGGGCGATAAAGTAGAGCCAAGACGACGCTGGATTGAAGAGAACGTCGATTTCGGTACACAGGAAGAGCACAATATTTTAGACAACGAATTTTTGCACGTTGAGGGGGATTTTGAATGA
- the parC gene encoding DNA topoisomerase IV subunit A has translation MTPSESYQDLPLEEVIGDRFGRYSKYIIQDRALPDARDGLKPVQRRILYAMFHEGNTHEKAFRKSAKTVGNVIGNYHPHGDTSVYEAMVRMSQDWKLRHMLVEMQGNNGSVDGDSAAAMRYTEARLSTIAGQMLRDLGKNTVDFIPNFDDTEPEPTVLPARYPNLLVNGSTGISAGYATDIPPHALHEVLDAVLMRMDKPDVTVDELMTVIKGPDFPTGGTIQGTNGIKTAYETGKGRFIIRSKSFIEPLKGGKSQIVVTEIPYDVNKANMVRKMDELRHDRKLDGIADVRDESDRTGLRVVIELKKDVDGNAILQYLLKNTDLQVTYNFNMIAISGRRPTLMSLPMLLDAYIGHQKEVVTRRSQYDIQKAQDRLHIVEGLMKALSILDEVIKAIRASKDKRDAKNNIISKFEFSEIQAEAIVSLQLYRLTNTDITELQQEDAELRKLIEQLDAILKSDKKLSAVIKKELLDIRKQFAEPRRSVIEEKIEEIKVDLDILVPSEEVIVSVTKDGYVKRTSVRSYSASNGTGQEMKESDYTLLEAPMNTQHHLLLFTSAGNYLYQPIHELPDIRWKDLGQHISSIIPLGQNETIVAAIGLENFDEEALIVTASQNGLIKQSKLADFKVQRYSRLFKAMGVKKDDVMIDARLVRGDEDVILFTQQAYALRFPLTELSVTGIRTAGVRGINLKDDDLLVAMEINSDDGASVLIATQRGSVKRMGLKELESASRAQRGNVVLKELKSNPYRVSGALMVKNDEIIVLATEKGSKIPILAGSLRPVDRYSNGSSLVDEKKDGSITHIYKDPKAEIE, from the coding sequence ATGACACCATCAGAAAGCTACCAAGACCTTCCCCTGGAAGAAGTGATCGGTGACCGGTTTGGACGATATAGTAAGTACATCATCCAGGACCGGGCATTGCCTGACGCACGCGATGGCTTAAAACCCGTTCAGCGGCGTATTTTGTATGCGATGTTCCACGAAGGTAATACACATGAGAAAGCATTCCGGAAATCCGCAAAAACAGTCGGGAATGTCATCGGGAACTATCATCCACACGGTGACACATCCGTCTACGAAGCAATGGTACGGATGAGCCAAGATTGGAAACTGCGTCATATGTTAGTGGAAATGCAAGGAAATAACGGTTCAGTCGATGGAGATTCGGCTGCTGCAATGCGGTATACAGAAGCACGCCTTTCCACAATAGCAGGGCAAATGCTACGTGACCTGGGTAAAAATACTGTCGATTTCATACCAAACTTCGATGATACTGAACCTGAACCAACTGTTTTACCCGCAAGATATCCAAACTTGCTCGTCAACGGTTCAACAGGTATTTCTGCAGGATATGCGACGGATATCCCGCCACATGCGCTTCATGAAGTACTTGATGCGGTCCTTATGCGGATGGACAAACCGGATGTTACGGTCGATGAATTGATGACAGTTATCAAAGGACCTGATTTTCCAACTGGCGGTACTATCCAAGGAACAAACGGTATTAAAACAGCCTACGAGACCGGAAAAGGACGCTTTATCATCAGATCGAAGTCGTTCATCGAACCCTTAAAAGGCGGTAAATCGCAAATCGTTGTGACGGAAATCCCATATGACGTTAACAAGGCAAATATGGTGAGGAAGATGGATGAGCTTCGTCATGATCGAAAACTAGATGGTATCGCAGATGTCAGGGACGAATCGGACCGGACTGGCCTCCGTGTTGTCATAGAGCTAAAAAAAGACGTCGACGGTAATGCGATCTTGCAATATCTTCTTAAAAATACAGACCTGCAAGTGACGTATAACTTCAACATGATTGCCATCTCTGGGCGCAGACCGACATTAATGTCACTGCCGATGTTGCTTGATGCCTATATTGGCCATCAAAAAGAAGTTGTCACACGTAGATCCCAATACGATATCCAAAAAGCGCAAGACCGACTCCATATCGTCGAAGGGCTTATGAAAGCTTTATCGATTTTGGATGAAGTAATCAAAGCGATTCGCGCATCAAAAGACAAACGTGATGCTAAAAATAATATCATCTCGAAATTCGAATTCTCCGAAATACAAGCTGAAGCAATCGTTTCGCTACAGCTTTATAGACTGACGAACACGGATATTACTGAACTTCAGCAGGAAGATGCTGAACTCCGAAAACTGATTGAACAGCTTGATGCAATTTTGAAAAGTGATAAAAAACTTTCTGCAGTCATCAAAAAAGAGCTCCTTGACATCCGTAAACAATTTGCAGAACCAAGACGCTCTGTTATCGAGGAAAAAATCGAAGAAATTAAAGTCGATCTTGATATCCTTGTTCCAAGTGAAGAAGTTATTGTATCCGTCACAAAAGACGGCTATGTGAAACGCACTAGCGTCCGCTCTTACAGCGCTTCAAACGGCACGGGACAGGAAATGAAGGAATCCGATTATACGCTATTAGAAGCGCCAATGAACACGCAGCATCATCTCTTGCTGTTCACTTCTGCAGGGAACTATCTCTATCAGCCTATTCATGAGTTGCCAGATATTAGATGGAAAGATCTTGGGCAACATATCTCAAGTATCATCCCACTCGGGCAAAATGAAACGATTGTTGCAGCGATTGGCCTTGAAAACTTCGATGAAGAAGCGTTAATCGTCACAGCATCGCAAAATGGGCTAATCAAACAATCAAAACTTGCCGATTTTAAAGTCCAGCGCTATTCAAGGTTGTTTAAAGCGATGGGCGTGAAAAAGGATGATGTAATGATTGACGCAAGGCTCGTTAGGGGGGACGAAGATGTTATCCTCTTCACACAGCAAGCCTATGCGCTACGCTTCCCGCTTACTGAGTTATCAGTAACAGGTATTAGGACTGCCGGTGTACGTGGCATTAACCTTAAGGACGATGATCTGCTTGTTGCTATGGAGATTAATTCAGATGACGGGGCTTCCGTCTTAATCGCGACACAGCGAGGCAGCGTGAAAAGAATGGGCTTAAAAGAGCTCGAAAGTGCTTCCAGAGCGCAAAGAGGTAATGTTGTTCTGAAGGAACTGAAGTCAAATCCGTATCGTGTTAGCGGGGCGTTAATGGTGAAAAATGATGAAATTATTGTTTTAGCGACGGAAAAGGGAAGTAAAATCCCTATCTTAGCAGGATCATTGCGACCAGTTGACCGCTATTCAAACGGTAGTAGTTTAGTCGATGAGAAAAAAGATGGCAGCATAACACATATCTACAAGGATCCAAAAGCTGAAATTGAATAA
- a CDS encoding MFS transporter, producing the protein MWKNRNIWIILTGGMIAGLGLWTGIIGNLEFMQEKIPSDFVKALIMSAGLLAGIIAGPLAGKIIDQSKKKTVLLISGAGRMLSVIFMLIAISTGSVWWMVAFMVSIQLSATFYFPALQATIPLVVKDDDLLTMNGWHMNVATISRVLGTALAGIMLVYWSLMSLYWISMIAYGALLLFTMMLRIDEGEGREAKVKSVGNKGGFMEVFPVLKAYPAVGMTLIMTLIPLLFIGSFNLIVINISEIQDSASIKGLIYTFEGVAFMVGTFAVKYISKKWRTTTILFSFATMVAVAEFMLFFADSIVITLSAFAVLGFALGCFFPTAMVIFQKQMPKEYHGRFFSFRNMLERVMFQVVLLTAGAFLDIIGLQSMVIIFGLISLSMTAIFFVQMKKRNIILEQPKQIAAKSI; encoded by the coding sequence ATGTGGAAAAATAGAAACATTTGGATAATATTAACGGGGGGAATGATTGCAGGCTTAGGATTATGGACGGGAATAATCGGAAATCTCGAGTTTATGCAAGAAAAAATCCCTTCCGATTTCGTTAAAGCACTAATAATGTCAGCAGGACTTCTTGCGGGAATTATTGCGGGACCGCTAGCAGGGAAAATCATAGACCAATCAAAGAAAAAAACCGTACTTCTTATATCAGGCGCAGGGCGTATGCTCAGTGTTATCTTTATGCTGATTGCTATATCAACCGGATCTGTTTGGTGGATGGTTGCATTCATGGTTAGCATTCAACTATCTGCTACCTTTTACTTCCCTGCACTGCAGGCAACCATTCCGCTTGTCGTCAAAGATGATGATTTGCTGACGATGAATGGGTGGCATATGAACGTTGCTACGATCTCACGTGTGCTTGGCACGGCCTTAGCGGGCATTATGCTCGTCTACTGGTCGCTTATGTCGCTCTACTGGATATCTATGATTGCTTACGGGGCCCTACTACTATTTACAATGATGTTGCGCATCGATGAGGGAGAGGGAAGAGAGGCCAAAGTGAAATCGGTGGGTAACAAGGGTGGATTCATGGAAGTTTTTCCTGTGTTGAAAGCATATCCTGCTGTCGGCATGACACTCATTATGACGCTTATTCCATTGCTTTTCATCGGATCATTCAATCTAATTGTCATTAATATTAGTGAAATCCAGGATTCTGCATCGATTAAAGGACTTATTTATACATTTGAAGGGGTAGCATTCATGGTCGGAACATTTGCCGTGAAGTATATTTCTAAAAAATGGCGCACGACGACAATCTTATTTTCCTTTGCAACGATGGTAGCAGTAGCAGAATTCATGCTCTTTTTTGCAGACAGTATAGTAATTACGTTAAGTGCTTTTGCCGTACTTGGATTTGCCTTAGGTTGTTTTTTCCCAACAGCAATGGTTATATTTCAGAAACAGATGCCAAAAGAGTACCATGGCCGATTCTTCTCGTTCCGCAATATGTTAGAACGGGTTATGTTCCAGGTCGTTTTACTAACAGCAGGTGCATTTCTCGATATTATCGGATTGCAATCAATGGTTATCATTTTCGGATTAATCAGTTTAAGCATGACAGCAATTTTCTTTGTTCAGATGAAAAAAAGAAATATCATATTAGAACAACCCAAACAAATCGCCGCAAAAAGTATTTAA
- a CDS encoding Fic/DOC family protein encodes MAKYNEFENDDYLLTTNLLGMTNFAELEQAEAFTFSIRATQIEQGAYNIMAFSLTNFVGLHRHLFQDIYSFAGQFRDVQLMKGNTRFCQVQYMEAYASSLFTQLDNEPDWDTLEYAVKRLAYFKSELNMLHPFREGNGRTIRIFLEAFAKSKRFLWTYDKIDRDEYMRAMIRAVTSEDFLEKLLLDTLKPID; translated from the coding sequence TTTTAACGACAAATTTGTTAGGTATGACAAATTTTGCTGAGCTTGAGCAGGCTGAGGCGTTTACTTTCTCGATTCGTGCAACTCAAATTGAACAAGGTGCATACAACATCATGGCTTTTTCACTCACCAATTTTGTCGGACTTCACCGCCATCTATTCCAAGACATTTACTCGTTTGCAGGACAATTCCGAGATGTGCAATTGATGAAAGGTAATACGCGTTTTTGCCAAGTACAATATATGGAGGCATACGCGTCTAGTTTATTCACTCAATTAGACAATGAACCTGACTGGGATACTCTAGAGTATGCAGTTAAAAGGTTGGCTTATTTCAAATCAGAGCTGAATATGCTACATCCATTTCGTGAAGGCAATGGTCGAACAATTCGTATTTTCCTAGAAGCCTTTGCGAAGTCCAAAAGATTTCTATGGACATATGACAAAATCGATCGTGACGAATACATGCGAGCTATGATACGTGCAGTAACAAGTGAAGATTTCCTTGAAAAGTTATTGCTAGATACATTAAAACCCATAGATTAA